The Desulfatibacillum aliphaticivorans DSM 15576 region TGTGACCGTGGTGAGCGTGGACGCAACGACCCGGGCGGCCATCGAGGCTGGCGGCAATATCACGGGCGGTGTGATCACCTCTCCTGAGGTTGCCCTGGAAGCTGCAGGCAGTATCGCCAACGTAGACCTGGACAGCGGAGCCGTAACCCTGGCAGCCCTGGCTGGAGGCAGCGTGGAACTGGACGCTGGCGGCTCCCTGACGGTGGGCCTGGTTGACGGCGTGGATCAGGGCCTGTCCGGCGTGATCGCCGGCGGCAATGTCACCCTGGACGCCGGCAAGAGCCTGGCGGTGAACGCGGACATTACGGCGGGCGGTTCCTTTGCCGACCTGAGCGCCCTGTCCGGGGACATCACCACGGTGGCCGGCGCGGTTGTGACGGCGGGTTCTGTGAACGTGGACGCCACGGGCGCCATCGACCTGAACACGAACGCCGGGACCCTGGAAGCCTCCTTTGGCGCGGGCTCCACGGCGACCATCGACGAGGCCGACGCCCTGATGATCCGGAACACCACGGGCGGAACCCTGAACGTGACCCTGCTTGAAGCCGGCGACCTGACGGACGGCGGCGGCAACAACGTGACGAACCTGATCGCCGAAACCCAGGACGGAAACATCACCTACACGGATGCGGACGACCTGAACGTGGTGAGCGTGATCGCCGGTGGATCGAGCAATACGGTCTTCCTGACTGCGGGCAGCGCCATGGCGGTGACCTACATCCAGGCGGAAGGCGACGTAACGCTTCGGAGCAACGGCGCCATCACGGACGTGGGCGGCGCGGCGGTGAACGT contains the following coding sequences:
- a CDS encoding beta strand repeat-containing protein, producing the protein VTVVSVDATTRAAIEAGGNITGGVITSPEVALEAAGSIANVDLDSGAVTLAALAGGSVELDAGGSLTVGLVDGVDQGLSGVIAGGNVTLDAGKSLAVNADITAGGSFADLSALSGDITTVAGAVVTAGSVNVDATGAIDLNTNAGTLEASFGAGSTATIDEADALMIRNTTGGTLNVTLLEAGDLTDGGGNNVTNLIAETQDGNITYTDADDLNVVSVIAGGSSNTVFLTAGSAMAVTYIQAEGDVTLRSNGAITDVGGAAVNVYSGGTLDIQSGDNTVDLDTEVVSLIAANVSDINIDEVDAIEILGIDTNAGGNVDVETTDGDILVSGPIDADAAGTILLTAGGTERAIILGANVAGNSGSIMLHATDDVEQTGGAVTTGVGVEVTAGGEVDLTQAGNAMTVIAVDANGDVAIDDDAAGGLTVGTVNGVSGIDSNNNDIRVNSAGDLTL